CCGCTCTCACCAACTTCCTCAACATTTCCCTCTCTGGAGTCCCTGCCATCGGGACAGATTCACAACATCTCCGTTTTACGATCTGCAACCACCGGACACTCCTTCGCCAGCAGCAGCATTCTCGCCACAGCGGCGACTTCCTCGCCAGCAGGTAATGCACCTTATGAGAGGAAGAGCACAAGTGTGTGCCATTATGTTTAATTCATCGTTTGATAGCTTGCAATGCACCTGTCCGAACATAACTGCACATTCTTTGGATGCCTGCATACAACAATTCATCTTTGTTCAGCCACAGCACATGTGTTTGATTGCCATTTTGGGCACCCTGGCAACAGTTTCTCCTCACCACATTCAAATATACTGTTTGCCATCACAGTGAGAAGAACAAGGAGCCAGACTATGAGACTGAAGAGGATGATTACTACAGTGAAGACGACGATCATTACAGTGAAGACGACGATCATTACAGTGAAGACGATGATTACTGCAGTGCTGACGAGGATGATTGGAACACATGGACCATTCTTCGAGGTTTGTTTCTTAATCAAACTTATGTTTCAAAGATGACAAGTGCTGCATTACCTTACTATTATTTTAACACCACAATATTTTGTCAAATAGGGCCAGGTTTCGGTGGTGATGAATCATTTGACAAGTGCTGCATTTTTGGAAATGAAGTGCAGCTGACTTGCAATCAAAGGAATCAGCTATGTACCATTGTGGAGGAGCTGCCAATGCCAGACATGAAGCATTATGTCTGCACATTGATGAAAAACAATGTAATACTAGGAGAAGGTAAAATGGTAAGTGATACTGCTTTCTTTGCATTATTTTAAATAGCAACTGATGAAGTCACTGTCTTTTGAATGTTGTTGCTTTCCATCTTTTTTATATATTTGCACAAGAATAGCTTCTAAATAGTATCTGTATCTAGTTGCTCACATTCTGCCAGCAACTCTTGGTCAAAACCAAGTGATGTTACCTAAATGGTCATGTTTGATTGTTGTTTTAATTTACTTGCCCTTATCCTTATTGCTCCTGGATGATCTTGCTTTAGTTCCTATGTCTCTGGCTTGATTTACTTGCCCTTATCCTTATTGCTCCTGGATGATCTTGCTTTAGTTCCTATGTCTCTGGCTTGATTTACTTGCCCTTATCCTTATTGCTCCTGGATGATCTTGCTTTAGTTCCTATGTCTCTGGCTTGATTTACTTGCCCTTATCCTTCTTGCTCCTGGATGATCTTGCTTTAGTTCCTATGTCTCTGGCTTGATTGACTTTGGTTGGTTTGGAGGATGATGCATGGTTCCATAACATTGTAAATTCATTGTTTCGGGATTTTTCACAAGAGTACACCAGTGCGTACCTTGTTAAATTTCTCATGTCACAACAGCACATTAAGTATGGCATTTCTGGTGGAGCTCATGATGTCGCTGTAGTTGTCAACTGTAGTACAAGCTCTCTAAGCAAGTACTGCAGGATGAGGTATGATGGTGATCGAAAGGCCAAGATCAGCGTTGGATGGACAAAAACTGTTGAATCATTCAAActcaaggaaggagaggtttgCAACATAACCTTCAAAGATGAGAGGGATATTCCGTGGGCTAGGAGGGATCAGTTTGCCTGGCTAAGGATGGTTATCACAAAACTTGAAGATGGTTCAGTGTAGAAGTCCAGTGTTAGATGGTTCAGTAGTTATAAGTTAAGTGTTATTGGTTCTTGTTGCAATACTGGTCAAGACTATTATAAGTTATGCATGGATCTTATGAATTAAGTCTCATAGTCTTGCTGTAATACTGGTCAAGACTATTATAAGTTATGCATGGATCTTTTGACGTCTGATTATCCTGCCTGTATTGTTCTGCAATGCATGGATCTTTTGAATTTGCCTGCCTGTATTGATGATGATTTTTTTCCTTTTGAACAAAATGACTATCCTGACATCAATGTTCTGAATTAATCTATATTCAGAACAAGGCAGGTAGCCAACATTTGGCAATTTTAAAAATATCCATTCAATGTATTTCTGTTCCATTGGGCCTACACTTGAATTAGTTATTTGCATAATGGGCCTGTGGGCCTTTTTTTGGAAACGACATGAGGGTGTTGCCCTTCCTATCGTGGGAACGTGGGAAAGTGGTAGTTCCGTTTATATAAGAAGGCCAACCGTCCAAGAGAATACACAGAAGCAGTTCCTGGTGAGTTCCTCTATTTTCCACTTCTCCTTTTTCTTCATTGCTTCTTCATTGATCATGACTTTGTACCTCTTCTTTCTTCATTGATGATTCATGCAGCGCCAGAACCCTAGGGAGGATCAGTTTCGACAATTTGTTTTCCTTCTTCTGCGTTGCACTTTCGGTAGGTACACATACTTCCTTGCTTCTGCATCGATTTTCATGTCCAATTCTTCTATGGTCATAATCATGTTCTTATCAGGGATGGATGTGGTTGGTTGTCATTTCTGTCGTCAACCACTGGAAATTTGTGGTCGCCGTTCTAACAGGCGTGCAGTTTCTTTTGAAGTTCAGATGATGCAGGGATTTGAAAATGGAATGGTTAGTATGTGCCTCCCTGCTCTAATAAGTTGCATTTTtcccttgcattaataattcttgaTGTGCCTCCCTGCTCTACCAAATTATTTCTTGATGTGCCTTGCAATGctaatttatttcagattgtgccTTGCAAATTCCTCCTTTCACAAGTGTCCTGCAGTTTTTCATTCCTCCCTGCTCTTctaatttatttcagattgtgccTTGCAAATTCAAGGAGCAAGTTAGTAAGCTTGCATGTTCAGAGAACTGAATGGTGGCAAAATGCCCAATGAGGGTTTATGACATGTACCTTGTGAAAGATTGTACCAATACAACTATTTGTGGTCCATACTGGAGGTCCCTTGTCAGGTTATATAATATCCAACTTGGTGATGTACTTTCTTTCACCTACATGGAAGAAGAGAACAGATTCCATGTCAATGTGTACCAAATTGTGAACAGTGTCAAGGAAGAAAAACCTTATGTTGGACAACAAGGTATGATACATTATTCATGTGTTCATGTATTTTTTGCCTGACATGAGGTTATCATTACAGCTTCTAAATAATAATCTGTACTGACTTGTTTCTTTGTTCTGCATCAGTTGTTTATGATGTCATCCCAAGAATCAGAGTGCAACTCCACAAGACAATATTTACAAACATCAGAGCCATCACTGAGGAGCATATGGCTGCCATTACCTTTGGCCTGACCAAAGTTGTGTCGGCTGCACCAAACCAGGAACTTGATGAAAATGAGTTCTATGAGAGTACAAAGGAGTTGCAGTTTTTTGCTCACATTTACAATGAGGAAAATGTGCACTTTGATGCCCTGGTAAGTTGTACATCTAATAAGACATGTGCAGGACACTTGTGGAACTGTAAATACAAGTCTGTACTAACAAGagttttttttctctctttcagtaCCTGAATCCAAAACCATTTAACCATGTCGGCTCCCCTGTCAATGGATTTGCACACTTGTGGAAGAGGGACCTCGAAGAGCCTGTTGTAGCCTTTTACCACATTGAAGGAGATGATCACATTGCATTTACCATTGGGTGGGATCAATTTAGGGAGCGGGCACAAATTGTTGAAGGAACTCTCCTTCTAATGATTGCAACACCAAGGGCTGAAGCAATTGATCTGGACTTTGTGGAGATCATCAACCCATGAAGTATAGGGTCTAGTTGTTAAGTGGTCATGTGTGACTTGCTGTTTAATGTCTGTGATTATTATTTGAATGGATGAAGTGTGTAATGTTTAAAACTCTATGTTTTGTAATCTACTGTGATTTGCTTCATAgtattaaatgtgttttggatttgctaagATTCAATCATAAGACTACTGTAATCAACTGTGATTACTACTGTATATGTGAAAGCAAGAATTCCTAAGGCACTTGTGTTTTTATCACATTTGCTTGGATTTTTTCTTGCAACAGCTGATGTTCTTTTTGCCATTTCTAAAGGAGATTTCCaaaaaatccaggatttgtaagTTTTACGATGCAAGAATTCCTAAGGCACTTGTGTTTTTACCACATTTGCATGGATTTTTTCTTGCAACAGTAGTTGATTTTTTCTTGCAACAGTATTTGATTTTTACCACATTTGCATGGATTTTTTCTTGCAACAGTAGTTGATTTTTTCTTGCATGGGCCTTCATTTTCTTTTTGGGCCGGTCGCCAGCCCAAAATATAATTCATCCTGGGCTGGGTTGTTGGAAGTCATACCGTCCCCCTACTATATTAAccagttcatctctctctccgtcACTTCATCTCTTCTGTCGCTCCACTTCTTCCACTTCTCCTGTAGCAGTTCCTCGACGGTGACGACTGGAAGCGGTTATCTCCTGCAAGGTGAGTTCGTCGacggttcttcttcaagttcatcaagATCTTGCAGTCGCTTCTTCTGCAAGGTTAGTTCGAAACAAAAAAAACCCCTCTCTTCTGCAAGTTTAGTTGGAAACAAAAAAAACCCCTTCTCCTTGCTTCCAGTTCTTGCCGTCTTTTCTATAAGGTGATTTTTTTGTGCCACTTCTTCTTGATTGATGTCTCTGCATGGTTTCAATCTATTGAACATTCTTCATTCCCTCTATCTAATCTTCTTAGATCTGTTCGCATTAGTCCAATCTGTTTATCCTTTTTCGTCCTTGCATGCGTTTGTTTGCTTGATTTTACTGTACTGGTTCATCCTTTTCATCTTTGCATGCGTTTGTTTGCTTGATTTGACTGCATTAGTCCAATCTGTTTAACCTTTTTCGTCCTTGCATGCGTTTGTTTGCTTGATTATATATGTTTCCACCACTGTAAATACTTTTGTAGGGTTCATATCGTCTTCTATTTTCTGATAGGTTCAAATGGATCAAGGCAACTGTCAGTTCTGCCATCAGCCTATGGACAACTACAAGTATTCTAACAGGCGTGCTACATCATTCAAGATCATCATGCAAAAGGACTATGATCACTTTGCGGTATGCAATTCCTTGTATAGACTGTTTAATTTCTATTTATCTGCAAGACTAATCTCACATTGCGTTTCATGCTTGAACAGACTGTTCCTTGTTACTTCAAGGAAAAATTGAACAAGTACAGTGACAAGTGGTTGCATGCTCTTGCTGCTGGCCACAGGCTCGATTTATACTTAGAGAAGACAACAAACTCCACAACCATGTGTGGCCCCTGGTGGTCTTTTCTCCTGATGGCACACCTTGTTGATGTCAACGATGTTGTCACCTTCAAGTTACCTACTGAAGATGACAGTGAAGATGCATCTTCTGATGAAGATGCAGAAGGCATGGAGTATGAAGAAGAGGCTCGTGATGGCATCTTCCAAGTAACTGTTGCAGATCCTGATGGAAACCAGAAACCCTTCTATCTTATGAATGGTATGTACATGACTCCTTTGGAAACTTGTTCAGACAATTAGTTTGTTTATTAATTCGTGTTCACTGTTTTATAAATTTTTGCAGGACCAATTTATGTACCTGAAGTGATCAGAGGCACACTTTACAAGACAGCTTTCTCAAACATGCATGCTGTTGGTGAAGCAGACATGACTGAGATAGTCTGGGAAATGTAAAAGGATGCATCAAAAGATGTGGACTCAATTGATGAGCTTCAGTACATTGTTCACAAAGTTGATGCAGTTGATGCTACAGCAAAGCAATTGGTAATCTCCCTGCTCAAAAACCTTGTTCATATAGTTCCTGGAGTTCATACAGTTCAGACATTTCACATTCAGTATTGCTTAATGCTCTATTCATGTGGTTTCTATTGCAGGCACTGCCAGAGAACCTTGTCCATGGTTACAATTACCCAAAGAGGGGAATTACAAGGTTTTCTAGCAGGACTATGAGTGAAGACATTGTTGGGCATTACTTCATTCAAACTGGGGTCTTGGGCAGGCTGGTCGTCTGGCTGAATGGAGAATACATGGACAATTTCTGTGAGGCCAACTCCATAGTTCAAGGCTCTCTTCTTCTGATCAGGCTTGATATGATGCAAGACTACATTGGTGTCTCTGTCCACAAGATAGAAGACATCTAATGCTATGCTGATTGAAGATGGTTGCTGACTGAAGATGCTTTAGTTTATGTTGGTGCTTCTGACTGTAGTTTGTGCAATATGTAATTACTGTTAGTTTGTGGAAGACATATTGTTGGTGGTTACTTTTGTTGATGTGCTACTATGGCACACATCATGTTGTTGCCTAATGTTGATGTGATGCTATGGAACACATCTTGTTGGTGTTTACTTTTGTTGATGTGCTGCTTATGTAACACCTGATGATGGCATGATCAAATATGTGTGTTATTACTATGTGTTAGGAAGTTAACTGAATTTGTATTACTATGTATGTCAATGCAAGAATTCCTAATGCACTTGTGCTTTCATCACATTTGCATTGaatttttcttgcaacaataGCTGCTGCATTTTTTGGAAATTCTGTTGTTCTTTTTGCACAAGATGTACAATTGATCTTGTACTTGTTGCTTCTACTGCTAGCTTGGTTTACTTGGTCCTTAGCAGTAGAAGCAAGTCATTTTTTACATTGTCTATTTGGTTAAAAAAATTCATAGATAAatggatgaactgcttatgcagtagtgATTCCCTTGATATGTTTATAAACATGGATAGCATGGATTAAAGCATGGATTCCAatgagtttaaatgaagtattgcTTTTAAACATGGATTTTTTACCAAATGATTATTTTGTTTAAAAGCAGCATTGCTTTTACCAAAACGATTAGGGTTTCCTTCCACCGAACTCATTTTTACCAAATGGTCCTTCCACCGAACTAATTTTTACCAAATGGTCCTTCCACTCTCTCGTTTAGGGTTTCCTTCGTCGTTTTCACTCGCTCGTTTTCCTTCGTCGTTTTTCCTCTCTCGTTTTCCACCGCCGCCGATCTCGCCCTCCTTCGCCGCCGATCTCCTTCGCCGCCGCCCTTCTCCGCCACCTCCGCcctcctccaccttctccctcctccaccgatctagatctcctccacctcggccttcctccttcgccgccgccctcctccgccgccatcctccttcgccgccgccctcctccaccGATCTAGATCTCCTCCACCGATCTAGATCTCCACCACCTCGGCCCTCCTCCACCTCGGCCCTCCTCCACCGATTCTGCTAACGGCGACCCTCCAGAAGCCATGGTGGATCTTAGTGGAGTTGAAGCCATGGTGGATCCTAGTGGAGTTCAAGCCATGCTGAATCCTACTGGAGTTCAAGCCATGGTGAATCCAAGTGGAGACCAAGCTAAGGTTGATCCGCGGCGATCGTTTCTCCGTCGATTCAGGAGCTCAAACAACACTGAGGCGAGTTCGTCTGGtacgtggtgaatcgaacctccaACTCCAAATTCCTGTATCACTGGTTTGCTATAAATTGACTATGATTTGCTGGTTTGCTTGAATACTTGGATTGCTCTAGTACTGGATTGTAGTTGCTGGATTGCATGCTAACCTTCCTGTATTACTTGGTTAATTGATTGCTTGCTTGATTACTGGATTGTAGTTGCTGGATTGCATGCTAACCTTCCTGGTTTGCTGGTTTGCTTGAATACTTGTATTGCTCTAGTTTCTTCAAATGTATCAATTAATATAAGATGGCTTAGTTCATTACTGGATTCTATTTAAACTCCAAGTTTTACTAAAAAACAGTAAAAATGGATAAGAATTGGATGGAAGCTTCAAGGTCTTCAGATGAGTATGCAGCTGGAGTCTCCTTATTCTTAAAATTTGCTCTAAGAAATGAAGAGAAAGACAGTAAGATACTGTGTCCATGTAAGAACTGTGGGAACAGGTTCTGGTATGATGTAGAAACTGTAAATGATCATCTAATATGTACTGGTTTTATGCCTGGATATAAAACCTGGTTGTTTCATGGGGAAGATGCTGTTAACAATGATCTTAACACACAATCTAGCTCTCGAGAAGATGATAGTAATGCTAGAGATGAGATTGACCAGCTACTGTTAGATGGGTTTGACATGTTCAATAGAAGTTCATTGCATTCAGAAAAAGAAGAAGGGAGTGAAGATGATagtgaagatgaagatgtcgAATCATACAGGAGGTTAGTCAATGATGGTGGCCAGCAGTTGTACCCAGGATGCAAGAAGTTTTCTAAACTGCAGTTTCTAGTAAGATtgctcaatattaaaaatgtCAGGGGAATGACAAATGCTGCATTTGAAGATACGCTGACACTGTTTAGGGAAGCACTACCTGAAGGACATTCTCTGCCTAAGAAATTTCATGAAGCAAAGCAGTACATCAGAGGAGTTGGTCTTGCATATGATACTTATGATGCCTGTTTGAATGACtgcataattttcagaggcatccatGCCAAGGCCAATGTCTGCCCAGTTTGCAAAACAAGCAGGTGGAAGACTGTAAGAAGTGTAGTAGGTGGGAAGAGAATCAGTAGGGTGGCAATGAAAGTTATCAGGCATTTCCCATTGAACAAAAGAGTCAGGAGGTTGTTTATATCTAACAAAACAGCATCTCTGATGAGTTGGCACAATGATGGGAGAACCAAAGATGAAGTAATGAGGCATCCAGCTGATTCACCTGCTTGGAAGAACTTTGATAGCAGGTACAGGTCGTTCAGcaaagaaccaaggaacatcagATTTGGATTagctacagatggattcaacccttTCAGGAATATGAACTTGTCTTCTGACATCTGGCCTATAATTCTGATCCCATACAACTTCCCTCCTTGGATTTGCATGAAGGAGACCAACTTTATCTTGTCTGTCATTGTACCAGGAAGGAGATCACCAGGGAAAGACATTGATGTATACCTGCAACTAGTAATTGATGAGCTACAGGAGTTGTGGCACCATGGAGTTCTGGTATATGATTCTCATTTTGGTAAAAAGTTTAGAGTCTATGCTGCACTGCTCTGGACCATCAGTGATTGGCTGGGCCGTGGAATATTGAGTGGTGAAAGCATTGTTGTCTGTTCTCATTGCCTCTTAGGAACTTGTTCTAGAAGGTTGAAGCATGGACACAAAGCATGTTTTCTAGGTCACAGAAGGTTCTTGTCAATGAATCATCCATTCAGAAGTGATGAGGAATCTTTTGATGGGACAACTGATTTCAGGGAACCTCCAGTGCAGCCTACAGGTGAAGAAATTTCTGCTATGACAATGGATATCCAAACTGCATATGGAAAACTGCAGAAGCAAAAGACGATTGGAAGGAAGAAAAGGAATAGAGCTGAAGTGGATGAGGATTTGGAGAATATGGAGGAAGTACATACTATTGAATCAACTTTCAAGAAGAGAAGCATTTTTTTTCAACTAGAGTATTGGAAATTTTTGCTTGTGAGGCACAACTTGGATTCAATGCACATTGAGAAGAATGTGTTTGACAATGTAGTCAACACTTTGCTTGATGTGGATAAAAGGTCAAAAGATAATGCAAAAGCTAGGATGGATATGAAGAGAATGAAGATTAGAGAACATTTGCATATTGATGAAACACAAGAAAAACCTGACTTGCCAGAGGCAGTGTACTACATGGAGTCATCAAAGAAGAAGCTGTTCTGTGGACTGGTGAAAAATGTGAGATTTCCGGAAAACCATGCTTCCTCCATGTACAACAAGGTAAGGTTAGAGGAAAACAAGTTTGTTGGGCTGAAAACTCATGATTGCCACATTTTGTTTGAAGAAATCTTACCTCCGGGTCGTAATGAAGACATTGCACGAAGAAGTTGCATTGCCCTTAGTGAAGCTTGCCAAGTGCTTCAAAGTCATTACTTCGAAGATCGTCAGTAATAAAGAGATAGCAATTGTTGAAGAACAGTTGCCAGAGATATTATGTGAACTTGAGAAGATTTTTCCTCCAACGTTCTTCGACATAATAGAGCACCTAGTTATACATCTCCCAGCTGAAGTGAGACTTGTTGGGCCTGTTCAATTCAGGAACATGTGGTCCACTGAGATGTTTATTGGCAACATGAAAAATTGGGTACACAATAGAAGCCACCCTGAAGGATCTATTGCAGAGTCATATTTGTTCGATGAGTGTTTGACATTCTGCTCTAGATATGTGGATGATTGTAACACCAAGTTCAACAAAGCTCCAAGACATGATGATAACATGACAAGTAGTGCAAACAAAAATTGCAGCAAGTACCTGAAGATTTTTGGAAGACCATTATCAGCTTGCAGTACTTCTGAACTAGATCACCTGTCATGGACACAAGCACAGAAGTATGTACTCTTCAATTATGAGCACATCAATTACTACACAGAGAAGCATATGAAAGCTTTAGCTGctgggaaaaagaaaaaaaataaaagacAGGTAGAAGCAGAACATCACAGAACATTCCATCTTTGGTTCATTGACCATGTGCAGTCTTTGCTTCTTAAAGGCACTAAATTGCCAGCATAAATTGTTTTGCTAGCAAACAAGCCTTACATGATGGTGAAGAAGTACAACAGCTACAGCATTAATGGTTGTGTATTCCACACAAAGGAGTTTGCAGCAGGCAAAAGCACCCAATGTGATGGAGTGTCAAACTCAGCTATGACTTCCAGTTATTCTAGTTCTAAAGATAAGAACCCAGTGAAAGGAGAAGTAGAATACTATGGTAGAATAGTAGAGATTGTTGAGTTAAATTATTCCAACCAAGGAAGTGTTGTACTGTTCAAATGTGAATGGTCAAAACTTGCTGGAGTTAAAAACATTACCAACTTTGGGGTAACACAAGTTAACCTGAAGCAGTTAGAATTTGGATCAGAACCATTTATATTTGCAAGTCAAGCTAAGCAGATATACTATGTGAAAGATGCTGTAGATGATAATTGGTACTCTGTTGTCTGCCCTTCAATTAGAGATTACTTTGACATGGAGCCTAGAATAGACACTTAGTTTGGGTATGACAGTCTTGTTTGACATGTTCTTCCTTTTCTTTGAAGTTACTATATGTGCAGGAACAAATAATTCAGTTAATATATGTGCAGGAACAAATAAGTCAGATACTCAAGATTGGAAGGAAAAGATGATCCAATTAGGTGGAGCTGTAACAACTGAAAGTAATGGTGCTAATATTTATGAAAGGTTCATACACATAGCAAAAGCTACTGGATACTTGCCAGGGAACCAGCAAGTAAGTAATGAATTCTACATCTCAACACCTTTGTACACAACCAGTTTTGCAGGATTCCAATATATTTGTCTAACTATTACTTTTAAATTTCCTTTGTTCAGATTGTTGAGAATGAAACTATATATGAACAActaaaggaagatgaagatgatgatgatgatgaagatgacagtgatgaagaggatgatgaggaagaagatggtgCTGAGGATGGGCAGAGAGTAAATGATGGTGAAGACTATGACAGTGATGCAACTACTGATCCTGGTGATGAATATGAAGATGGATCAATTAAAATTAACAACACTCCAGGCTAGATTCTTGATCTATAATGTTCTATCTTGTCAATGGAAAGAAATATAGTATATCTAATCTGTGATAACAATTATGGTTTTAGGCACAGAAGAAGAGAAATCCCATAGAGGTCCAACAATAATGAAGGGGTTCTGGAAACATGTTAATCCAAACTGTAAAATAGATGTGGAATTCAATGACAATGGACAGCCTTGTGGTCCAAACACCAGCCAGTTCACCAATTTTATTGGAAGTTTAGTTAAAGGAAAATAAATTTCAATGGCAGCAACAAGCTGGAGCAAAGTACCCAGATGTAACAAAATGCACTTGTGGGAAACTGTTAAGGTATTTAAACTGCATTACATTTATTTCAATGGCAGCAACAGTGGAAAGGTTTTTTTTTGTCTAACTGTTGCTACTTATGTATTGCAGGCATTCTTTAATGTTGAAGAAAGACATAGGTACTGGGTACTAAAGTCTGCAGGTAAAAAATGGAAAGATTTCAAGTGCTACCTAAAGAAGAAACATTACAAGTCGAAGTTATCAATAGAAGAGAACGTTGCGAACGGGTGTGGCCAAAGACTTCCTGAAGCTCAATGGGATTGGCTGGTGAGGCGTTGGAAGCAAAAAAAAGTCAAAGGTGTATCATTAAATTTTCTAACTTTCAATTTGAAAATGTATGCTTCCTGAACTTACCATGAACTGAATTATTATACTTAAATTGCAGAGATTGTCAAGAAAGAACAAAACTGCAAGGAAAAACCAGCCAAATAGTACACACACCACTGGGTCAAGGAGCTTCGCAGTTGTACAAGATCAAACAGTAATAATCCAAACTAATCAATTCAGACTTAAATTTTCTGCATTTTACTTTGTGTACAACCTTACCATTTGAAATATTTTTACAAGTTCATGAGGGCATAATCCATGTGATTTGCAGGAGATCCAAGAAGGTAAAAAAATTGGGAGGGCTGAGCTCTACAGGATAACTCACACTAATAGCAAAGGACTGCCAGTTGACGATTTTCTTCTTTGGAAAAATTGTAAGTTTCACCTTCAAGTCACTACTGCCAGCACACATACTTGTTCTTGCAACAATACCTGCCATGACACTGATTTCCTTGTAGAATGAAATTAATGTCAAACTTAATGCCAATCCTGAATTGAATGGGGAGGAACCAAATCCCAATGACCTGTATTCAACATTGTTTCCGAAAGCAAAGAAATCAACAAGGTATGGTCTAGGCATGGTAGTTGGTGGCAAAGGATCAGAAAATCTAGCTGAAGCACTAGCAGCTCTTGAAGAGAGTAGGAAAGAGACCAGAGACCTCAAGCGTGTGGTCGAGAACATGGCGCGAAAGACTGATATCATAGAAAGTCAATTGAGTCAACTAATGCTAGTGTACCAAGCTAGCCAGAAAATACAAGACAACCAGCAACAGCAACAGCAGACAGGTGAAGAGGGAATGGAAGGTATTCCTACAATCCAGGTAGACTACAACTTCTTCATTCAAGAGTAATTACATGGTCAACATTATCTTCCTACATACTGGGCATATCTAAATTTGTGATATGATTGGCCTAATGTAGGTTACCAAGCCAAATGTTGAGAAAGTCACTAGCAGTGAGGTTACAGGTTGCAAAGCAATTGTAAGACGCAGCTTCTTCTTGCATGATCTGTATTGTAATCATACTATCCAGATGGTGCAGCTAAGTATTTGATAATTTTGTTTAAATGCAGGAAACTAGATCAACTGAAGAAACACTTGTGAGAAGAAGCCAAAAACCTAGTCATACCTCAGAAGTTGGAGGATCTCAAGCTAAGGTAAAGTATCGACACTTTCATATCCACTTGGCTACTAGTTGGTCATGTTAATTGTGTGCACTGATTGTTGAAATGTAGGAAACTAGATCAACTGAAGAAACACTTGTGAGAAGAAGCCAAAAACCTAGTCATACCTCAGAAGTTGGAGGATCTCAAGCTAAGGTAAAGTATCGACACTTTCATGTCCACTTGGCTACTAGATGGTCATGTTAATTGTGTGTACTGATTGTTTAAATGTAGGCCACCACAACTCATGAAGATAGAAG
This Lolium perenne isolate Kyuss_39 chromosome 1, Kyuss_2.0, whole genome shotgun sequence DNA region includes the following protein-coding sequences:
- the LOC139834974 gene encoding uncharacterized protein codes for the protein MVDLSGVEAMVDPSGVQAMLNPTGVQAMVNPSGDQAKVDPRRSFLRRFRSSNNTEASSSVKMDKNWMEASRSSDEYAAGVSLFLKFALRNEEKDSKILCPCKNCGNRFWYDVETVNDHLICTGFMPGYKTWLFHGEDAVNNDLNTQSSSREDDSNARDEIDQLLLDGFDMFNRSSLHSEKEEGSEDDSEDEDVESYRRLVNDGGQQLYPGCKKFSKLQFLVRLLNIKNVRGMTNAAFEDTLTLFREALPEGHSLPKKFHEAKQYIRGVGLAYDTYDACLNDCIIFRGIHAKANVCPVCKTSRWKTVRSVVGGKRISRVAMKVIRHFPLNKRVRRLFISNKTASLMSWHNDGRTKDEVMRHPADSPAWKNFDSRYRSFSKEPRNIRFGLATDGFNPFRNMNLSSDIWPIILIPYNFPPWICMKETNFILSVIVPGRRSPGKDIDVYLQLVIDELQELWHHGVLVYDSHFGKKFRVYAALLWTISDWLGRGILSGESIVVCSHCLLGTCSRRLKHGHKACFLGHRRFLSMNHPFRSDEESFDGTTDFREPPVQPTGEEISAMTMDIQTAYGKLQKQKTIGRKKRNRAEVDEDLENMEEVHTIESTFKKRSIFFQLEYWKFLLVRHNLDSMHIEKNVFDNVVNTLLDVDKRSKDNAKARMDMKRMKIREHLHIDETQEKPDLPEAVYYMESSKKKLFCGLVKNKSYLRVVMKTLHEEVALPLVKLAKCFKVITSKIVSNKEIAIVEEQLPEILCELEKIFPPTFFDIIEHLVIHLPAEVRLVGPVQFRNMWSTEMFIGNMKNWVHNRSHPEGSIAESYLFDECLTFCSRYVDDCNTKFNKAPRHDDNMTSSANKNCSKYLKIFGRPLSACSTSELDHLSWTQAQKYVLFNYEHINYYTEKHMKALAAGKKKKNKRQVEAEHHRTFHLWFIDHVQSLLLKGTKLPA